A region of Nitrospirota bacterium DNA encodes the following proteins:
- the acs gene encoding acetate--CoA ligase produces the protein MSDAKQMDVLMDEKRTFPPSKEFSAKAHVKSMAEYDTLYKRSVEDPEGFWADMAAQNLTWFKKWDKVLDYDFHKPYIKWFSGGKLNASYNCLDRFINTPTRNKAAIIWEADDGSYKTYTYQQLFMEVNRFANVLKKQGIKKGDRVTIYLPMIPELAISMLACARIGAIHSIVFGGFSATALRDRIQDCQSSLVITSDKGVRGGKFVPLKTNNDGAVEECPTVQKVIVVKRGDGEVAMKPGRDIWWHDEMASADIKNYCEPEQMDAEDPLFILYTSGSTGKPKGVLHTTGGYCLYTNLTFRYIFDYHEEDIHFCTADIGWVTGHSYIVYGPLSNGATSLMFEGVPTYPNPGRFWSLVEKHRVNIFYTAPTAIRALMREGEQWVSSHDLSSLRVLGSVGEPINPEAWMWYHRNVGKEKLPIVDTWWQTETGGILITPLPGAMTLKPGSACRPFFGVVPRVLKDDGSPAGANEGGKLVIEKPWPGMLRGTYGDPENKRIKEVYFSQYAGKYFTGDGARVDEDGDYWLMGRIDDVINISGHRLGTAEVESALVSHEAVAEAAVVGYPHDIKGEGIYVYVTLKQGVEPTDALKKILVGHVRTMIGPIATPDKLQFAPGLPKTRSGKIMRRILRKIAHNQVDELGDTSTLADPSVVENLVKERL, from the coding sequence ATGTCAGATGCTAAGCAGATGGATGTTTTAATGGATGAGAAGAGGACCTTCCCTCCATCAAAGGAATTCAGCGCCAAGGCGCATGTGAAGAGCATGGCAGAGTATGACACACTCTACAAGCGCTCTGTAGAAGACCCTGAGGGCTTCTGGGCCGACATGGCAGCGCAGAACCTCACCTGGTTCAAGAAATGGGATAAGGTGCTTGACTACGATTTCCATAAACCGTATATCAAATGGTTCTCAGGCGGCAAGCTTAACGCAAGCTATAATTGTCTTGACCGGTTCATAAACACTCCGACCCGGAACAAGGCAGCTATCATATGGGAGGCTGACGACGGCTCATACAAGACCTATACGTATCAGCAGCTCTTCATGGAAGTTAACCGGTTTGCCAATGTGCTCAAGAAGCAGGGGATCAAAAAGGGCGACCGTGTGACCATCTATCTTCCGATGATCCCTGAACTTGCTATCTCGATGCTGGCATGCGCAAGGATCGGGGCCATTCACAGCATTGTATTCGGCGGCTTCAGCGCAACAGCGCTCCGTGATCGTATTCAGGACTGTCAGTCATCACTCGTTATCACCTCTGACAAAGGAGTGCGCGGCGGTAAATTCGTACCGCTCAAGACGAACAATGACGGAGCTGTTGAAGAATGCCCGACCGTGCAGAAGGTAATCGTTGTAAAACGCGGCGACGGTGAAGTGGCGATGAAGCCCGGCAGGGATATCTGGTGGCATGATGAAATGGCCTCTGCAGATATCAAGAACTACTGCGAGCCCGAGCAGATGGATGCAGAAGATCCGCTCTTTATTCTCTATACGTCAGGTTCGACCGGAAAACCGAAGGGCGTACTCCATACCACCGGCGGATACTGTCTTTACACGAACCTTACGTTCCGTTACATCTTCGATTATCATGAGGAGGATATCCACTTCTGCACTGCTGACATCGGATGGGTTACCGGCCATAGCTATATCGTGTATGGCCCTCTTTCCAATGGTGCGACCAGCCTTATGTTCGAAGGTGTTCCCACGTATCCCAACCCCGGCAGGTTCTGGAGCCTTGTCGAAAAGCATCGGGTAAATATTTTCTATACCGCACCTACTGCCATCAGGGCGCTTATGAGAGAAGGTGAGCAGTGGGTCTCAAGCCACGACCTTTCATCACTCAGAGTTCTGGGCTCTGTGGGAGAACCGATCAATCCCGAGGCATGGATGTGGTATCACAGGAATGTCGGCAAGGAAAAACTGCCTATTGTCGATACCTGGTGGCAGACAGAGACGGGCGGCATACTGATCACCCCGCTTCCAGGCGCCATGACCCTGAAACCGGGCTCTGCCTGCAGGCCATTTTTCGGTGTCGTCCCCAGAGTTCTTAAGGATGACGGCAGTCCTGCAGGAGCCAATGAAGGCGGAAAGCTTGTTATTGAAAAGCCCTGGCCAGGTATGCTGCGCGGAACCTATGGAGATCCTGAGAATAAGAGGATCAAGGAAGTCTATTTTTCGCAGTACGCCGGGAAATACTTTACCGGTGACGGCGCCAGGGTGGACGAAGACGGCGACTACTGGCTGATGGGCCGTATTGACGATGTCATCAACATTTCTGGCCACCGTCTCGGCACAGCAGAAGTTGAATCAGCGCTGGTGAGCCATGAGGCAGTTGCAGAGGCTGCGGTTGTCGGTTATCCCCATGATATTAAGGGTGAGGGCATCTATGTGTATGTAACCCTCAAGCAGGGCGTTGAACCGACTGATGCCCTCAAAAAGATCCTTGTGGGTCATGTCCGTACAATGATCGGCCCTATTGCCACGCCGGACAAGCTCCAGTTTGCTCCGGGCCTGCCAAAGACACGGTCAGGCAAGATCATGAGAAGGATACTTCGCAAGATCGCCCATAATCAGGTTGACGAGCTTGGAGATACCTCAACGCTTGCCGATCCTTCGGTTGTGGAGAATCTGGTCAAGGAAAGGCTGTAG
- a CDS encoding YggT family protein, producing the protein MEILKQIYYYFDYTLQFFMWLVIGRVAAQLVIRNPNNVIRTMFIRFTEPLYNAVKKIFPFSRVSEEKKQTTWGVLDGLVPIILILGIYVILRPLIRIIVSVIIVNYK; encoded by the coding sequence ATGGAAATACTAAAACAGATATATTATTACTTTGACTACACACTGCAGTTCTTCATGTGGCTGGTGATCGGCAGGGTTGCGGCTCAGCTGGTCATTCGGAACCCGAACAATGTGATTCGCACCATGTTCATACGCTTCACTGAGCCTTTGTACAACGCCGTAAAGAAGATATTCCCCTTTTCCCGCGTTTCAGAAGAAAAAAAACAGACCACGTGGGGAGTACTTGACGGTTTGGTCCCCATAATATTGATCCTCGGTATCTATGTTATCCTTCGTCCGCTGATACGGATCATCGTCAGTGTTATCATCGTGAACTACAAATAA